GCCTTGCCGTCCTGCAGGATCTCCAGCGCCGACTCCAGGGAGGCCTGGGCGGAGCGGTACGTCCCGCGCTCGACCGGCACGGCGCCGATCGCCTCGAAGAAGGCCTTGGACAGCCGGCCCTTGAGGCCGGTGCGGGTGAAGTACTCGGCCTTGGCCAGGAAGTGCACCCGGCGCGGAGTGGTCAGCGGGATCACCACACTGTCGATGAACGACAGGTGGTTGCTGGCCAGGATCACCGCGCCCTTGCGCGGCACGTTCTCGACACCCTCGATGACCGGCCGCCAGATGCCGCGCGAGACGGGCTTCAGCACCAGCCTGGTGACGAGATCGAGCATGGTCCCTCCCTGGACGAATGAGCGCCCGGGAGGTGCCCGGGCCGGTATCGGTTCCGCAGACTACGCCACCGGCCCCGCCGCCCGTCCACTCCTGCCCGCCGTGGCCCACACCACGGCCGGGTAGGGTACGCCCGTCCGAACATCGCACAACCCGCAGTACCAGGAGGGCAACCATGGAGACCACCGAGGCGATCAAGGCCATGTTCGACCGTTTCGACAAGAACGGCGACGGCAAGATCACTCCGGCCGAGTACGCGCTCGTCGCGAACGAGATGGGCGACCACGACGTGACGCTCTCGATGGCCGAGGCGCTGATCCACGCCATGGACACCCGCCACCAGGGCTACCTGACCTTCGACGAGTTCCTGGCCGCCCGCCGGGGCTGAGCCCGTGCCGGCGGGGCCGGTCGCCGTACCGGCGGCACCGGCCCCATCCGGACCCCTCCGGCCAACCCCTCCGGCAACCCGGAGACGGCAGGCCGACCCGGCTAGACCGGGAACACCCGGCGTACGACCCGCTCCGCCGCCCCGCCGTCGTCCCACGGGCAGAACCTCGCCCGGAACCGCGCCCGCGCCGCCGGATCGGCGTCACCCGCCAGCAGTGCCTTCGCCAGCCCGTCCACGTCCACCGTGACCGCGCCCGGCGGCTCCGCGAACAGGTCGAAGTAGACCCCGCGCACCCGCCGGTACTCGTCCCAGTCCGGCGCGAAGACGACGATCGGGCGGTCCAGCACCGCGTAGTCGAACATCATCGACGAGTAGTCCGTCACCAGCACGTCCGCCGCGAGGTACAGGTCCTCGACCGTCGGGTGCGCCGAGACGTCCACGATCTCCGCCGCGTCCTCGCCCGCCGCCAGGTCCCCCGGGCCGCCGGTGTGGAAGTAGTGCGTGCGCACCAGCAGCGTGTACGACGGGCCGAGCCGCCGCGCCAGCTCCTTCACGTCCAGCAGCGGCACGTAGCCGCCCTTGGCCTCGCGGTGCGTCGGCGCGTACAGCACGGACGTGCGGCCGGGCCGCAGACCGATCCGCTCGCGCATGGCGCGCACCTCGTCCGGGGTGGCGTTGGCCAGCCGGTCGTTGCGCGGGTAGCCGGTGTCGAGCATCTCGTACCGGCCGGGGAAGGCGCGGGCGAAGTGCTCGCTGGTGTGCGGGTTGGAGGAGACCAGGAAGTCCCAGCGGTCGATGGCCTCCTGGAGCCGGCCGAAGTCCATGCCGTCGGCGGCCTCGGGGCGGTCCCGCAGGTCCATGCCCATCGCCTTCAGCGGGGTGCCGTGCTGGGTCTGGACGTGCACCGTGCCGGGCCGCTTCGCCATCGTGCGCGGGAAGTTGACGTTGTTGACGAAGTACTTGGCGGTCGCCATCACCTTGAGGTAGGCGGGGGTGTTGACGATCACGTACGGCACCCCGGGCGGCATGGTGGCGGCCTGCGCGCGGTTCTCCACCACCCACACGCCCCGGATCCGCGGGGCGAGTTCCTTCGCCTTCTCGTAGATCGCCGCCGGGCTGCACGCGTAACCCCGGTGCCAGTAGGCCGCGTAGACGGCCAGGTGCTCGTCCAGCGGCAGCCGGCGGAAGGCGTTGTACGCGGTGAACCGGGCTCCGCTGCGCACGCCCTTCTTCACCGCCGGGGCCACCGCCCGCGCCCCGCGCTTGAGTTCGCGCGGCAGCCGGCCGGTGCGGCGCAGCTCCGCGTACGCGATGCGCGCGCCGCGCGCGGCCAGCCGGTACTGCACGCCGCGCACGCCGCCGGGGAACTGGTAGCCGTCCGGGCGGTGCCGGGCGAAGTGCTGGGATATCCGGCGGAAGAACTCCTTGCGCCGGTCGCCCGGGACCAGCCCGGGGGTGTCGTAGACGTTCAGCGCCTGGCGGACGGTCCGGTCGAAGACCAGGGTGCGCAGCGCGGCCGGGACGGGCTGGCCGGGGCGGTCCGGGCGGTCCAGGAAGGCGAAGATCGCGTCGTACTGGGTGAACACGTCGGCGTGCTTGGGGGACGCGGTGGCGGTGATCGCGCCGTCCCGGCCGCGCCGGTAGACGTAGCAGGGGCGGTCGAGGTAGCGCAGCCGCCCGGCCGCCAGCAGCGCCGGGTAGGTGACCGAGATGTCCTCGTAGTAGCCGCGCCCGAAGGAGACGCCGAGGCCCTCCAGGTAGGCGCGGCGGAACACCTTGTTCCAGACCGACATCACGGTCTGGAACAGCTCCGGGTGCTCGGCCAGGGTGCAGCCGTCGACGAGCGGGGAGCCGAGCAGCACGTGGCGCCACGGGTTGGGCTCGGTCTCGCCGTCCGGGTAGACGTGGGTGAAGTCGGTGATCAGCACGTCGGCGGGGACCGGCTGGCGGCCCTCGTGGCGCAGTTCGTCCAGGACGACGCTGACGGTGCGCTCGGGCAGCCAGTCGTCGCTGTCGACGAACCAGACGTACTCGCCGCGCGCGTGCGGCAGGGCGGCGGCGCGGGCGCCACCGAGGCCCTGGTTCTCGGTGAGGTGCAGGACCCGCAGCCGGGGGTCGCGGGCGGCGTACTCGTCCAGGATCGCGCCGGAGCCGTCGGGGGAGAGGTCGTCGACCGCGATCACCTCGAAGCGGGACTCCGCGGCGGGGGTGTCGCCGAGGATCGAGTCGAGGCAGCGCGGCAGGAACCGCTCCACGCCGTGGACCGGGAGCACGATGCTGAGGAGGAGGGACACGCTGGCCGATTCTACCGATCCCCGGATGCGACCTGCGGGGACGTCCTGTCCTGGGGCCCTCGCGGACCGGAGCCCGCGGACTGGGGCCTCCGTGGACCTTCGCGGACCTTCGTGGACTGTTGTGGACCAGGGTCTTCGCGAGGCGGGATCGCCCGCCGCCGGGAAGTCTTCGTCGGCCGGAGGCCGGAACCGCCGGTGCCGGGCCCCTGATCGGGGCGGCACCGGCAGTCTGGTGGCGGCCCGGCCGACCCTCGACGGCCGGCCGCCGGTCCGGGCACCCTTCCGAGCCTGGCCGCCGCAGCGTCGAGGCGGCCGGGCAGTGGCTCGGGGGAGCCGGAGTTATTCACCACTCGAACGCACGCTCGGGCAACGTGCGGGCCCATGCGCGGTGCGTGCGGTAGAAAGAGATATTGCTTGGAGGTTTCGCCCGAGTCAATCCCTCGAATGTCTTCACTTCATGAATGATCACTTGGCGGATTCGCCGAGGAAGGGTGACCCCTATATCAACCCCTGTCTCTGTCGCCGACCCGATCGCCGGGGTCATCCCATGCGCCCGGCGCGTGCCTCGGAGGGCGGGCGCCGGGCCCGTGCCTCCGAACTCCGCTGACGGACAGCCGGTCGTGCACCACCATTGATGTCCAGTCGTGACCGTCCGAGTGCCCCCTGGTGCATCGTCAGTTGACGCCGCACGATACGGTGGCACAAGACCAAGGACGGTTGCGCGAAGGCCGTCCCTCACGGATAGTCTTCGCCTCACGGCCCTGGCGCCTCGTAGGGGTGGGAAAACTGATGGAACACATGCAAGTGCGGACTCGGCCCCGCGTGCCGGCGATCCAGTGCGGTGTCGGCGCGACCGGCCGCCGGATCGACCGACACCTGGCCGTGCTCGGCGCGCCCGCACTCCCGGCGGTGGACACCGCCGAGGCGCTCGGGCTGATAAGGGAGCTGACGCCGCGCGGCGTCGGCGCCCCGGCCGCGCGGCGCCGCCACGCGCGGGTGTCACTGCTGGCGCCGCTGCGCCGGCTGCGGCGCAGCCTCTTCGGCGGACGCGGCTAGGCCCCCGGGCCTACCCCCGCATGCCCCGGCACCGGCCCGGCGGACCTTCTGGACCGTCGGGTCTTCGGCGTGCCCGAAACGCGTACGGGTGCCGTCCCGGCCCGAACCGATCACCCTACGCCAGTTTGCCTCCCGGGCAGGCGGAGTCGGCGAGGCAGTGCGCCGGGCCCCGTGACGTGGGCCAGGATGACGCCATGGCGGACAACATCCACTCCCACCCCACCGGTCTGTTCCAGACCGCCACGTTCGAGATCACCACCGGCAGCCGTGAGGTCGCACTCGACATCACCGACCGCTGCGCCGCGTTCCTCACCGACCGGGCCGCCGGACGCGACGGCCTGCTCAACGTCTTCGTCCCGCACGCCACCGCCGGGATCGCCGTCCTGGAGACCGGCTCCGGCAGCGACGACGACCTCCTCGCCAGCCTGCGCGAGCTGCTGCCCGCCGACGACCGCTGGCGCCACCGGCACGGCAGCCCCGGACACGGCCGCGACCACGTGATCCCCGGTCTGGTCGCCCCGCACGCCACCCTGCCCGTGATCGGCGGCCAACTGACGCTCGGCGTCTGGCAGTCCGTCGTCCTCGTCGACACCAACGGGGACAACCCGCGCCGGACGGTCCGGCTCTCCTTCCTCGGCTGACCGGGCCGGCTTCCTCAGGGGCGCTGCGCGCCGGGGCCGGCAGCGACGGTGGCCACCGCAGCGAGGTAGCGCTCGATCGCCAGGTACTGGCAGAGCGCGGCGACCGGGCGGCCGAGGCGGGCGTACCACGCGGCCAGCCGGGAGAACGCGGCGACCTCGAACCACACCTCGCCATCGGCGTCCATGCTCACGAGGAAAGACTCCTCGCCGCACTCGGGGTGCCCGGGGAGCGTCCCGTACGCGAAGCCGATCCGGTCCGGCTCGTCGACCGTCCACACCACGCGGCAGGGGATGACGATCCGTGGCCAGCGGCTCCCCGGAAGGCTCAGCCGGATCAGGACCGTCGCCCCCTCCTGGGCGGGCGCGCCCGGATGGACGGCGAAACCGGTGCCCAACTGGCTGCCCCAGCCGAGGACGTACCGCCCGGCGCGCTCCAGCACCTCGGGGCCGTGGCCGAGGTGCACCCGCCGCCGCAGGTGCGCATAGCCGTCCGGCAGTCGGCCGCCCCTGGTTGCCCCGACCTGGGGGTAGGTCGGCGTGGCGGCGCGGGCGGCGAGGAGACGCTGATGGAGGTCCTGGCGCATGCCGCCACGGTAGTGGGGGTGGTCGCGGCGGAGGAGGGTGGGGCGGTGCGGATGACAACGAACAACTGACAGATTTCATCATCTGTCATCTGTTTGCTGTCTTTCGTCACCCGTCATCTGTCGCGCGGGCTGTCAGTGGTCGAGCGCGAACGCGTTCTTGGCGTGCTCGACGGAGGCTTCGGAGGCAGGTCCGCCGGGGTTCTCGGTGGCCAGAGCCTGATTGAGGTCGACGAACGGACGCAGGCGCCGTTCGACGATGCTCGACCTGCACGTCCTGCTCTACTGCTACGTCCAGGGGGTTGCCGTCCACGTGGAGCGGGAGGCCCGGGCGCAGGCCGACACAGGTCTGACCGAGGAGCAGTGGATGGACCAGCAGACTCCGGCCCTGGCGGCCCTGGTGAACGCGGCTCGCTACCCGGTGTTCGCCCGGACCATTGCGCGTGCCGGGGCCGCCGAGGGTGGCTACGACCTCGATCTGGACGCGCTGTTCGCGTTCGGGCTGGGGCCCCTGCTGGACGGCGTCGCCGCCATGATCGAGGCGGCGTAGCCGCCTTGCGATACTGCGGGGGCGCGGAGTAGGAAGACGGCATGACCGAGAGCACGACCGACGAGATTGAGCCGAACGAGGCCGAGACGAGCGAAGCCCCGGCGGTCTGCACCCTGCCTGCCGGGGACGACGCCGAGGCCGCGCTGGTGCACGACCCCGCGCTGACCGGGCCGCGGGCGGACTGCGTCCTGTGCGGGGAGCCGACCGAGCTGCCCGCCGACCACCCGGGCAGCACGCTTTGCCCGGTGTGTGCCTGGCAGCAGGCGCAGCGGATCGCCTGCTCGGGCTGAGCCTCGAGCAGCGGTCCCGAGCAGCGGCCCCGGGCCAGCGACCGGAACGCGGCCGGACGTTCGAAGGCGGGCCCTACGCGTCCTCCCGTCCGGCCAGGGCCAGGGTCGAGCCGTGCCGGCCCTTGCGGACCAGGAGCTGGGCCGGGATCCGGCTGCGCAGGTCGGCGACGTGGCTGACGATGCCGACCGCCCGGTCGCGCTCGCGCAGGCCGTCGAGGACGTCCATCACCTCCTCCAGCGAGTGTTCGTCGAGCGTGCCGAAGCCCTCGTCGATGAAGAGGGTGTCCAGCGGCATGCCGCCGGCCTCGTCGGTGACGACGTCCGCGAGGCCGAGGGCGAGGGCGAGGGAGGCGAAGAAGCTCTCGCCGCCGGAGAGGGTCGCGGTGTCCCGCTCGGTGCCCGTCCAGGCGTCGACCACGCGCAGGGCCAGGCCCGAGCGCTTGTTGCCAGTGCCGCGGTCGTCGCTGTGGACGAGGGTGTAGCGGCCGCCCGACATCCGGACCAGCCGGTCGCTGGCCGCCGCGGCGACCTGCTCCAGCCGGGCTGCCAGGACGTACGACTCCAGGCGCATCCGGAGCCGGTTCTCGGTGGAGGTGCCGGCGGCCAGCGTGGCGAGCCGGTTGATCCGCCCGTACCGCACCAACGCGGGGGCGAGTTCGGCGGTCAGGTCGGCGAGCTGGCGACCGATCGCGGTCAGCGACTCGAGGCGCTCGCGGGCCGCGGCCTGGGCGGCGTGCGCGCGGCGCAGCCGGGCGGTGGCGGCGTCGAGTGCGGCTTGGGCGGCGGGCAAGTCGGCGGCGGGACGGGCCGCGGCCTCGGCGAGTTCGGGCAGCGCGAGCTCGTGCCGGACGGCGGCGAGCTCGGCGCGGTGCCGGTCCAGCCGGTCCTCCAGCTGCTCGCGCTGCTCCCGGGGGAGCAGGACGGCGAGTGCGTCTTCGGCGTCCGGGAAGCCGGCTGCGGCGGCGGCCTTGCCGAGTTCGTCCTCGGCCTCGGAGAGTCGGGCCGCCGCCTCTTGGCAGACCCGCGCGGCGCCGGCCACCGCGGCGACGCCGTCGATGAGCCGGGTGAGGTCCGCGGCCCGCTCGGCCACGGAGGCCGCCTCGCCCCGGGCGGCGGCCACCCGGGCGGTGAGCTCCCGCTGCTCGGCGTCGAGGGCCTGGAGCCGGTCGGTGAGGACGGCGGCGCGCTCGCGGGCCTCGCGACGCTCGTCGAGTCGGCGGGCGCGGTCGTCGGAGAGGCGGCCGATCTCCTGCTCGACCCGACCGAGCGCCTCCGCGGCCTGCCGTGCCTCGCGGTGCTCGCGTTCCAGTGCGGCGAGGGCGCCGGAGAGGGCGTCCGTGCGGGCGTCGGCGCCGTCCGGCCCGGCCGCCCCGGCAGCCGTCGCCTCGCGGACCCGCAGCGCGGTGAGGGCCTGCTCGGCGTTCGCCGCCGCCTGCTCGGCGGAGCTTTGGGCGGCGCGCGCCCGGTCCTCGTCCGCGGCGCTGACCCGGCCACCGGGGCCGGCCTCGGCGGGCGCCGGGTGTTCGGGCGAGCCGCAGACCCGACAGGCCTCGCCCGCCCGCAGCTGCTCGGCCAACTCGGCGGCCATGCCGGCGAGTCGGCGCTCGCGCAGGTCCTGGCTGTGCTCGCGGGCGTCCAGCGCGGCGGTGCGCAGCGCGTGGACCCTCGGCTCGCCGGCCGCGATCTCGGCCCGCAGTCCGTCTCGCTCCCGGGCTGCGCCCAGGCGGGCGGTCAACTCGGTGCGCCGGCCGTCCAGTTGCTCGACCTTCGCGCTCGCCGCCTGCGCCCCGGCCTGCTCCTTCTGGAGCCGGTTCAACTGGTCCTCGAACTCGGCGAGCCAGTCCTCGGCCTCCTCGGCGAGCTCCTCGGCGTGGCGGCGGTCGTCGGCCGTGGTCCGCTGTTCGCGGGCGAGTTCGGCGCAGCGGCGCTCGTCCGCCCGGGCCGTCTCCAGCCGTACCACCTCGGCCCGCAGGCGCAGTTCGGCCTCGGCCAGTTCCGCGGCGCCGGCGGTGGCGAGGGCCTGGCCCTCGCCGCCGGTGCGGGCCAGCGCCTCCCGGTGGCGGCGCTCGGCGTCCTGCGCGCGCCGGTGCGCCTCGGCGGCGCCCTCACGCAGCCGCAGCGGGGACTCCACCCCGACGGCCGCCTGCGCGGCGGCCAGCCGCTGTCGGTCGCGCTCCACCACGGGTTCGACCTCGGCCAACCGGTCGGCCTGCTGCCGGGCCTGTCGGTGGCGGTGCTGGCGCCCGGCCAGCTCCTCGGCGGCCTCGCGGTCCCTCTGCGCGGCGAGGTGGGCCGCCTCGGCGCCCGCCAGCGCCGCGTCCGCGACGGCCTGCTGCTCGGCCGCGCCGGCGCGCAGGATCGCGGCCCAGCCGAGCACGCCCGCCGTCAGGTCGGCGGACTCGTCCTCGTCGGGCACCCACTGGCCGGCCGGCTCGGCGCCCGGGCCGGCCGCCTGCTCGGCCTTGCTGGCGAGATCGCGCAGTCGGCGCCGCCCCGCCTGGACGGCGGCCTCCTGGACCCGCCGCTGCTCGGCCAGCCACGCCTCGACGTGCTGGAACCGCTCGGTGTCGAACAGCCGCCGCAGCAGCTTGCCGCGCTCCTCCGAATCGGCCTTGAGGAAGCGCGCGAAGTCGCCCTGCGGCAGCAGAACGACCTGGCAGAACTGCTCCCGGTTCATGCCGATCAGCCGGTGGATCTCCTCCCCGGCCTCCTGGTGCGACTTGCTGACCCCGCGCCAACCGGGCGCGCCGTCCCCCGCGTCGGCCGCCCACTCGCGCAGCAGCGTCTGCGGTCGCTCGACCGTCGTGCCGGAGCCGACCTTCTTCGGGCGCCGCTGCTCCGGCAGCCGGGTGATCTGCAGCCGTCGCCCGCCGAGCGTCAGCTCCAGCCGCACCTCCGTCAGCTGGTGCGGGTCGGCGTGGTCGCTGCGCAGCCGGTTGGCCCTGCGGCTGCCGGGAACGTCGCCGTAGAGGGCGAAGCACACCGCGTCCAGCACGCTGCTCTTGCCCGCCCCGGTCGCGCCGCGCAGCAGGAACAGCCCGCCGGCGGCGAGCGCGTCGAAATCCACCGTCTCGCTGCCCGCGAACGGGCCGAAGGCGGTGACGGTGAGCCGGTGCAGCCTCATCGGGGCAGGTCCGCCTTCCGGTCGGTGGTCTCCCGCACGCTCTCGAACCCGGCCCGCAGCCAGCCGAGTTCGTCCCCGTCCGGCTCGGCGCCGGGGCGCACGTGCCGCAGGAAGCCCTCCGCGATCTCCAGGTCGGCCCGCCCGCTGACCCGGGCCGCGTACGACTGCGAGGGCGCCGTCTCCGTCTCCTCCGGGTCGAAGAGCAACTGGAGGGTGTGCGGGAAGCGACGGCGCAGCCGCTCCATCGGCTCGCTCGGGCGGGCTGCGTCGGTCAGGGTGACCTGCACCCAGGAGTGCTCGAACGGCGCGTACTTCTCGTCGGTGAGCAGCGTGTCGAGCTTGTCGCGCAGGGTGGCGAGCGCGCGGGGCTGCGGGCAGTCGACGCGCTCGGCGGCCACCGAGCCGTCGGCGGCGAGATCGACCAGCCACATCGTCTTGCGCTGGTTCACCTCGGAGAACGAGTACGCGAGCGGCGAACCGCTGTAGCGCAGGTGCGGCGCGAGTGTCTGGCAGCCGTGGAGGTGGCCGAGCGCGGCGTAGTGCACCCCGTCGAACACCGAGGCCGGCACCGACGCGACGCCGCCGACCGCGATGTCCCGCTCGCTGTCGCTCGGCGCGCCCCCCGTGACGAAGGCGTGCGCCAGTACCACGGCGCGCGTCCCCGCCGGGCGGGCCGCGAGGTCCTCCCGCACCCGCTCCATCGCGGCGCCCAGCACCGCCGCGTGCCCTCCGCGCTCCAGCCCGAACCGTTCGCGCACCAGCGTCGGCTCCAGGTACGGCAGCCCGTACACGGCCACCGGCCCGTGCTCGTCGGCCAGCAGCACCGGGACGGCGCACTCGCCCGGATCCGTGCGCAGATGGATGCCCGCCTGCCCGATCAGCCCGGCCCCGACGCCCAGCCGGCGGGCCGAGTCGTGGTTGCCGCTGATGAACACCGTCGGCACGCCGAGCCCGGCCAGCCGGTGCAGCACGTCGTCGAACAGCGCGACCGCGTCCAGACCCGGCAACGCCCGGTCGTACACGTCGCCGGCAACCAGCACGGCATCCGCGTGCTCCTCCTCGACCACCGCCACCAGGTGGTCGAGGAACGCACGCTGGGCGTCGTGCAGGCTCTCCCGGTGGAACGAGCGCCCGAGATGCCAGTCGGAGGTATGCAGCAGTCGCATGGTCCCCGACCCTAACGTCCGTCACTGACAATCTCGGGCGGAACAGTGGGCCCGGGGGTTCGGGAGGAGGTGGTCGGCGGGGGAACGCAGGGGCGGGGCGCCAAACAAATGACAACTGACAGATTTCAGATGACAGACTTTGAAATCTGTCATCTGTCATCTGTCAGCTGTCATCCGAAGCCTGTTCGCTGTTCAGTGCTCGGTGCCTGCTGTTCGTGGACCATTGCGTGTCCGCCCCGGGCCACTGGAGCTCCGTGTTCACTCCTCAGAGTGAATTGTCAGTGACGGTGTGTATGTTCCTCGTCGTCGGCCGCTGTGGGCGGTTGGCGAGCGGGCGGTCGTGCCCGTGGTGGGTGACGGAGAGGGGCGTGTCATGTCGGTGCGGGTGATGGTGGCGGAGGCCTTCGGACGGCAGGTGGGCTCGGGTAGGCGGGCGCGCCGGCCGTGGCGGGTGCGGTTGTCGGCCGGGCATTGGGTTCGGCCTGGTGGGACAGGCCCCGGGCGGGGCGGGCCGGGGC
The nucleotide sequence above comes from Streptomyces kaniharaensis. Encoded proteins:
- a CDS encoding DUF1990 family protein → MRQDLHQRLLAARAATPTYPQVGATRGGRLPDGYAHLRRRVHLGHGPEVLERAGRYVLGWGSQLGTGFAVHPGAPAQEGATVLIRLSLPGSRWPRIVIPCRVVWTVDEPDRIGFAYGTLPGHPECGEESFLVSMDADGEVWFEVAAFSRLAAWYARLGRPVAALCQYLAIERYLAAVATVAAGPGAQRP
- a CDS encoding YjbQ family protein, with the protein product MADNIHSHPTGLFQTATFEITTGSREVALDITDRCAAFLTDRAAGRDGLLNVFVPHATAGIAVLETGSGSDDDLLASLRELLPADDRWRHRHGSPGHGRDHVIPGLVAPHATLPVIGGQLTLGVWQSVVLVDTNGDNPRRTVRLSFLG
- a CDS encoding bifunctional glycosyltransferase/CDP-glycerol:glycerophosphate glycerophosphotransferase; amino-acid sequence: MSLLLSIVLPVHGVERFLPRCLDSILGDTPAAESRFEVIAVDDLSPDGSGAILDEYAARDPRLRVLHLTENQGLGGARAAALPHARGEYVWFVDSDDWLPERTVSVVLDELRHEGRQPVPADVLITDFTHVYPDGETEPNPWRHVLLGSPLVDGCTLAEHPELFQTVMSVWNKVFRRAYLEGLGVSFGRGYYEDISVTYPALLAAGRLRYLDRPCYVYRRGRDGAITATASPKHADVFTQYDAIFAFLDRPDRPGQPVPAALRTLVFDRTVRQALNVYDTPGLVPGDRRKEFFRRISQHFARHRPDGYQFPGGVRGVQYRLAARGARIAYAELRRTGRLPRELKRGARAVAPAVKKGVRSGARFTAYNAFRRLPLDEHLAVYAAYWHRGYACSPAAIYEKAKELAPRIRGVWVVENRAQAATMPPGVPYVIVNTPAYLKVMATAKYFVNNVNFPRTMAKRPGTVHVQTQHGTPLKAMGMDLRDRPEAADGMDFGRLQEAIDRWDFLVSSNPHTSEHFARAFPGRYEMLDTGYPRNDRLANATPDEVRAMRERIGLRPGRTSVLYAPTHREAKGGYVPLLDVKELARRLGPSYTLLVRTHYFHTGGPGDLAAGEDAAEIVDVSAHPTVEDLYLAADVLVTDYSSMMFDYAVLDRPIVVFAPDWDEYRRVRGVYFDLFAEPPGAVTVDVDGLAKALLAGDADPAARARFRARFCPWDDGGAAERVVRRVFPV
- a CDS encoding TetR/AcrR family transcriptional regulator C-terminal domain-containing protein yields the protein MLDLHVLLYCYVQGVAVHVEREARAQADTGLTEEQWMDQQTPALAALVNAARYPVFARTIARAGAAEGGYDLDLDALFAFGLGPLLDGVAAMIEAA
- a CDS encoding EF-hand domain-containing protein: METTEAIKAMFDRFDKNGDGKITPAEYALVANEMGDHDVTLSMAEALIHAMDTRHQGYLTFDEFLAARRG
- a CDS encoding AAA family ATPase, yielding MRLHRLTVTAFGPFAGSETVDFDALAAGGLFLLRGATGAGKSSVLDAVCFALYGDVPGSRRANRLRSDHADPHQLTEVRLELTLGGRRLQITRLPEQRRPKKVGSGTTVERPQTLLREWAADAGDGAPGWRGVSKSHQEAGEEIHRLIGMNREQFCQVVLLPQGDFARFLKADSEERGKLLRRLFDTERFQHVEAWLAEQRRVQEAAVQAGRRRLRDLASKAEQAAGPGAEPAGQWVPDEDESADLTAGVLGWAAILRAGAAEQQAVADAALAGAEAAHLAAQRDREAAEELAGRQHRHRQARQQADRLAEVEPVVERDRQRLAAAQAAVGVESPLRLREGAAEAHRRAQDAERRHREALARTGGEGQALATAGAAELAEAELRLRAEVVRLETARADERRCAELAREQRTTADDRRHAEELAEEAEDWLAEFEDQLNRLQKEQAGAQAASAKVEQLDGRRTELTARLGAARERDGLRAEIAAGEPRVHALRTAALDAREHSQDLRERRLAGMAAELAEQLRAGEACRVCGSPEHPAPAEAGPGGRVSAADEDRARAAQSSAEQAAANAEQALTALRVREATAAGAAGPDGADARTDALSGALAALEREHREARQAAEALGRVEQEIGRLSDDRARRLDERREARERAAVLTDRLQALDAEQRELTARVAAARGEAASVAERAADLTRLIDGVAAVAGAARVCQEAAARLSEAEDELGKAAAAAGFPDAEDALAVLLPREQREQLEDRLDRHRAELAAVRHELALPELAEAAARPAADLPAAQAALDAATARLRRAHAAQAAARERLESLTAIGRQLADLTAELAPALVRYGRINRLATLAAGTSTENRLRMRLESYVLAARLEQVAAAASDRLVRMSGGRYTLVHSDDRGTGNKRSGLALRVVDAWTGTERDTATLSGGESFFASLALALGLADVVTDEAGGMPLDTLFIDEGFGTLDEHSLEEVMDVLDGLRERDRAVGIVSHVADLRSRIPAQLLVRKGRHGSTLALAGREDA
- a CDS encoding lysophospholipid acyltransferase family protein — protein: MLDLVTRLVLKPVSRGIWRPVIEGVENVPRKGAVILASNHLSFIDSVVIPLTTPRRVHFLAKAEYFTRTGLKGRLSKAFFEAIGAVPVERGTYRSAQASLESALEILQDGKAFGIYPEGTRSLDGRLYRGKTGVAWLALTAGVPVVPVALEGPERILPLGKRVPRIKKVTVRFGEPLHFDELHGQARSLKARRQVTDEVMAAIQRLSGQEVVESYNEVPKAA
- a CDS encoding exonuclease SbcCD subunit D, with amino-acid sequence MRLLHTSDWHLGRSFHRESLHDAQRAFLDHLVAVVEEEHADAVLVAGDVYDRALPGLDAVALFDDVLHRLAGLGVPTVFISGNHDSARRLGVGAGLIGQAGIHLRTDPGECAVPVLLADEHGPVAVYGLPYLEPTLVRERFGLERGGHAAVLGAAMERVREDLAARPAGTRAVVLAHAFVTGGAPSDSERDIAVGGVASVPASVFDGVHYAALGHLHGCQTLAPHLRYSGSPLAYSFSEVNQRKTMWLVDLAADGSVAAERVDCPQPRALATLRDKLDTLLTDEKYAPFEHSWVQVTLTDAARPSEPMERLRRRFPHTLQLLFDPEETETAPSQSYAARVSGRADLEIAEGFLRHVRPGAEPDGDELGWLRAGFESVRETTDRKADLPR